One segment of Sphaerodactylus townsendi isolate TG3544 linkage group LG17, MPM_Stown_v2.3, whole genome shotgun sequence DNA contains the following:
- the PML gene encoding protein PML, translating to MGCNRHPPPNLSRLLLPMARCKSHFPASFPPLLPLLPFQSSPAENETTLQKELVSFDLASFRPGLRSPLSFLGCCCHGIRPPMQGTEEEFRFLLCEKCQQQLQGPKLLGCLHTVCHECFAESKPVGHCPVCTVSVPRFQDNLLFTHLQADLNTYQQIAAGKELMCSRCKVEAVFWCSECKEFLCERCYEAHQWYLKQKSHETQKIEDLKGDSASKFLAGIRNYCTLYCSNPAHSNQGQISSIYCRQCQKPLCCSCALLDNEHSKFYTDISVEIQQRKEELRRMSEELQETEQSCQHTYSDLQQNAQRVENVWRETQSVIQKKVEEMVQQIRKTGEQLLEEVDKQLHVVRLDSEAKLQAVECVLGRMKTGKRLVEKMADFASDQEVMDMHPFIKESLEELRREKAPMAGLRVSRESFAKIKEHLQVLYRKVMGQNDAASSSNVPPSSQALNAVKQKEAPCNETDHPKTQKPMYTISIEKNPHGFTPSITALRKRTLTPCEKSTQSSPKMPKHEAHDSQEGETSTGHAHVATICPPCAHEMTQERDRRDVDLAEVDQSFLEICESEVTSIIISSSDNSDTETM from the exons ATGGGTTGCAACAGACACCCTCCCCCAAACCTTAGCCGGCTCCTCCTTCCAATGGCTCGCTGCAAATCCCATTTCCCAGCATCCTTCCCTCCGTTActcccccttctccctttccaATCGTCACCAGCAGAAAATGAAACTACTCTGCAGAAGGAGCTGGTGAGTTTCGATCTTGCCTCCTTCCGTCCGGGTTTGCGGTCGCCACTCTCGTTTCTGGGCTGCTGTTGCCACGGAATCCGCCCGCCAATGCAG GGAACAGAGGAAGAATTCCGGTTTCTTTTGTGTGAGAAATGCCAGCAACAACTGCAGGGCCCCAAACTCCTCGGCTGCCTTCACACCGTCTGCCACGAATGCTTCGCCGAATCCAAGCCCGTCGGCCACTGCCCGGTTTGCACGGTTTCCGTCCCCCGCTTCCAAGACAACCTCCTCTTCACGCACCTGCAGGCCGACCTGAACACGTACCAGCAGATAGCGGCCGGCAAGGAACTGATGTGCTCTCGCTGCAAAGTGGAAGCCGTGTTCTGGTGCTCCGAGTGCAAGGAGTTCCTCTGTGAGAGGTGCTACGAGGCCCACCAGTGGTACTTGAAGCAGAAGAGCCACGAGACCCAGAAGATAGAGGATCTCAAGGGGGATTCTGCCAGCAAGTTCCTGGCGGGGATACGGAATTATTGCACTCTCTACTGCTCCAATCCTGCCCACAGTAACCAGGGCCAGATTTCAAG CATCTATTGTCGCCAGTGCCAAAAGCCGCTCTGTTGTTCCTGTGCCCTCTTGGACAACGAGCACTCCAAATTCTACACGGACATCAGCGTGGAAATCcagcagaggaaggaggagctgAGACGGATGAGCGAGGAGCTGCAGGAGACGGAGCAGAGCTGCCAACACACCTACAGCGACCTCCAACAGAACGCGCAGCGTGTCGAGAACGTGTGGAGGGAGACCCAGAGCGTGATCCAGAAGAAGGTGGAGGAGATGGTCCAACAGATCCGGAAGACGGGAGAGCAACTCTTGGAGGAAGTGGACAAGCAGCTGCACGTGGTGCGCCTGGACTCTGAGGCGAAGCTGCAGGCTGTGGAGTGCGTGCTCGGCCGGATGAAGACCGGCAAGCGGCTGGTGGAGAAGATGGCCGACTTCGCCTCCGACCAGGAAGTGATGGACATGCACCCGTTCATCAAAGAGTCGCTGGAGGAGCTGAGGAGAGAGAAGGCGCCGATGGCGGGGCTGAGAGTCTCCAGGGAGAGTTTTGCAAAGATCAAAGAACATCTCCAGGTTCTTTATAGGAAAGTGATGGGACAGAACG aTGCTGCCTCTTCCAGCAACGTGCCGCCTTCCTCCCAAGCGCTGAACGCAGTAAAGCAGAAG GAAGCTCCATGTAATGAGACGGACCACCCCAAGACGCAGAAGCCTATGTATACCATCAGCATTGAAAAGAATCCTCACGGATTC ACCCCTTCCATAACCGCCTTGAGGAAACGAACTCTGACCCCGTGCGAAAAATCCACTCAGAGCTCTCCCAAGATGCCAAAGCACGAAGCCCACGACAGCCAGGAAGGAGAAACCTCTACTGGGCATGCCCACGTTGCAACAATTTGCCCTCCGTGTGCCCACGAAATGACCCAGGAGAGAGACCGGAGAGACGTCGACTTGGCTGAGGTGGACCAATCTTTCCTGGAGATCTGTGAATCCG AAGTCACCAGTATCATCATCAGCAGTTCTGACAACTCGGACACAGAAACCATG tGA